From Paenibacillus sp. PL2-23:
ATATGGGGCAGCGAATATACTGGGAAGAGTCTGCCGGTGCGTTATGCAAAACTCTACTTCTGCTGCTTGCGCGCCAATCTATTATGTCAGACGGGGAGGGAGACGTGTCGTGGCAGATGACCGAGATGATTCTCAAGTTCATTGAGGAGAATTATCGCGAGCCTTTAACTAACGAGGCCATTGCTAAACAATTTCACTTTCATCCGGCCCATGTCAATAAATTAGTGATAACGTCTACAGGCGTTTCCCTTCATCAGTACTTGATGAATTTTCGAATCAGTCAAGCGGTTGAATTGCTGCTATCCACTTCTATGAGTATTCAGGAAATCGCAGATGCTGTCGGATATAACAATATTCATTACTTCTCAAGAATCTATAAGAAAAAAGTAGGAATTTCGCCTACAATGACTAGACGACAAGCCCTCTCCGTTAAATAAAGCGATAATGCAGAACCTCGCAGCCGATTAAAGACTCAGAAAGGACAAAAAGTAATGCAGTTTGTCCAAAGCTCTCTTCCAACCTGCGCCGTATAATAGGTAACAAGCAACTGCGGAAGGGGTATGATCTATGACTCAGAAGAACATATTGTTTCTATTTACAGACCAACAACGGCACGATACGATTGCTGCGCTCGGCAACCCAATGATTAAGACCCCCGTGTTGGATCGTCTCGTTGAAAGCGGAATTTCGTTCACAAGGGCATACAGTCCATGTCCAGTCTGTGTTCCGGCACGTTTCTCGCTTCATACCGGCCAGCTTCCTCACCGAACCGACTGCGTTATCAATGAACGTATGCCCGAGGGGCATCGCAGCTTTATGGAGCTGCTGGCTGATCAGGGGTATCAGACGCACGGCGTAGGAAAGATGCACTTTAATTTCAGAGATAAACCGACATCTACATTATGGGGATTTGAATCGAGAGATGTCAGCGAGGAAGGCGGACCGCGAGATGATTTTAAAATCTTCCTAGAGGAAAATGGTTACGAGCATGTTCACGACCCGCAGGGCGTGCGCAGCGAATATTACTATATTCCGCAGCCTTCTCAGCTTCCCGAACGGCTGCATAATACGACCTGGGTAACGGACCGAAGCATTGATTTCCTGAAGCAGCGTGATCAAGAACGACCATTTATGCTCATGACGAGCTATATTAAGCCTCATCCACCTTTCGAGACCCCGACGCCTTGGAACAAGCTGTACCGAGGACCGGAAATGCCGCTCCCCAAAAGGCCGCAAGAGAGTGAAAAGCTGATTTCGTATTGGAATCGGTTCCAGAATCGATATAAGGGTCGCGATCAAGGGATTGACGACAACTTGATGCGTGTGATGAAAGCAGCTTACTATTGCACCATCTCCTTCATTGATTATCAAATAGGAAGACTGCTCAGCTATATGGAGGAAAACGGACTATTGGAGAATACATTAATCGTGTTCTCGTCCGACCACGGAGAGATGTTAGGCGATTATAACTGTGTGGGGAAACGGAATTTCTTAGATTCCGGTGCTCGTGTGCCTTTGATTGTTGTCGATCCCAACGGACCAAGGGGCCAGCGTTGTGAGAAGCCAGTCTCTCTCGTTGATATTATGCCAACCTTCTTACAAGCCGCAGGAACAAAATCAGAGACTCCGCTTAGCGGTGAAAGCCTCCTTGATATCGCCAATGGCATCGTGAAAAGAGAATGGATTGCCGCTCAATATCATCGTAATGACTATGGTATGTACATGGCGGTCAGCGATCGCTTCAAATATATTTACTCCGCGCCTGACGATAAGGAATGGCTCTTCGATCTTAAGGTTGACCCTGACGAGACAAGGAATCGAGCGGGGAATCCAATGTATCTAGAGCAGACTGAACAAATGAAGAAGGATCTCATCACATTCTTCAAAGATGAGGGTTATACAGCACCGATTGACGGGGATGACTGGATTCGCTATCCGAAACAAAGCATCCCTGAGGATCCCGATGAGATGCTGCTCTTTCAAGATACGCAATCCAGCATACCGAACATACCTGGGTATGAGCGGAATAACCCCAAACCAACCGCGAAGATGAAATTTAAGGTAGGATTTTAATCATTATCAATGACAAGAAGGCAGCAGACTGCAAATCTGCTGCTTTCTTGCACTTGATGATATAGATACAGATGATCCGGCATATTAGAAGTCTGTTCCCACCAAGCCGGACATGTCAGCAATGAACACCCGGCGGGTGCCTCCTACAAAGCCATTGAATACAAGATGCTTATAATCTGGAGTCCAAGCAGGGTGAGGATCTACGCGAAGCGCATTCGTCACCTTTGTTCCCGGATTGGCGACAGGGATTCGAACGATTGTTGCTTCCCTTCCCGACTGCAGATCAATAAAGCGCAGAGGCACCGTTCCATCGCCGAAGGCTACTTTCTCTTGCTCATAGGAGTCCGTCACCATATGCAGTCCATTCGGATGGACGGTGGGGTGGCCTGAGCCGGGAATGTTGTCGATGATCTTCTTCATATTGGAGCCATTCGCATCGACTTGGACCAATGATAACTGCTTGTCGTCATCCAGACATAGATTCATAGAGAGTCTCTGTCCGTCAGGGAACCAGTTAATATGATGACCGCCCTTCTTCCATTGCTCCGGCCCAACCGCGACACGAATGTCACTGCCGTCTGTATTCATGGTGACAACCCAAAACCGGAGACCCTCTGCGATTTTGTTCCATGGCTGCTGTTCATCTGTATGAAACCATCTCATGGTGAATAATATACGATCGCCTTGCGGGTTGAATTTGCAATGGAAGCCATAACATTCGCCATGCTTGTACATTTCCTTATTGATAGCAGGCTCGGCGCGGTCGAATACATCCTGAATGGAGACTAACAGCTTTCTCTCGCCGGTTTCTGTATCCAAAGTATATAAACCGTCATCATCCCGGAAGCCATAGTTACGCGGCACATGCTCGTCAGGAACAACGATGCCGTAACCATACTGCGTGCGTCGCATTCTCTTGGTGCATGCGGATATAATCGTTTTGCCGTCCGGGGAAATTTTGTAGATACTTCCCTTCATTATTTTTTTGTCCCCGGTATGCGGGTTCAGACGTACACACAGCTCTTGCCACGTCTCTGGATCAACATCGTTGTAATAAATAAATTCGTCGTCAGGTCCCCAGTTGATGTTAGCGCCCAGCTGTGTCTCCCAGCCGTAGGTTGGAGAGACGATTCGCTCCTCGGCTGTATGCAAATCAACGAGCACAATATGAGCCGCTTCACCAGGCTCTGGCAGTCGCTGCTCTTGCGGCAGCTGAAGCAACGCGGCATAACGCCCGGAAGGGCTGATTGGCGAGGTGTCGAAAAAACGATGAAAGCAGCCATCTGTTTGAGGGGTTATACATCTTACCGGAACAAGTGGATTAAAGTCAGTATAGGTAGGGAAATCCTTGCTTATGTTCACTAGAGCTCACTCCTGTCAGTGTTATAGGCGGATCAAGTTAAGTTGTCCTGCTACTATTGTATAGGCTGTATAGGGAGGAGTCTTTGCTTGGATGAAGGCATTATTTATCTGAAGGAAGGTTTTGTGCTGGTGGAACGGGGGGATGCCTATGCACAAATTGGAGATAGAGTTGATCTGGGTATCGCGATATGATTACGAAAAAGGTATACAACTGGCTGTGCACGCTCATGACTATTATCAAATCATTTATTTGATTGATGGGGACATTAATTTCTCATATGGAGGGGAGCCATATCCGTTGAGTCGAGGGTATTGCGCCGTTATTTCTCCTGGAGTAGAACATGGCTTTATTCATGATAACCAATCAGTTGTCAAAACACTTGATGTCAAATTCCGCATTCACAGCACCAGGTTAAACCAACTGATGAAGCAAATCACTGGACTGCATACGAAGGTGCCCAAGGAAATGGTGGTTTTGCTGGAGCAGATCAAATATGAGGGAACGCATCAACAGCCTTTTTTTCGCGAGATGGCCAGCTTGAATTTGTTGA
This genomic window contains:
- a CDS encoding AraC family transcriptional regulator, which produces MSCNDVLVSVADIAPVILRSARNVLTPGFTTGERVIPHYQIQYIQDGFGTISIDDKEYKMRKGMLCFWGPGTKHQISSDPNQPLIILGIQFHMSHTLQPVGFTDFSGFPPVTIVHAQARVEALLRDIVKEYMGQRIYWEESAGALCKTLLLLLARQSIMSDGEGDVSWQMTEMILKFIEENYREPLTNEAIAKQFHFHPAHVNKLVITSTGVSLHQYLMNFRISQAVELLLSTSMSIQEIADAVGYNNIHYFSRIYKKKVGISPTMTRRQALSVK
- a CDS encoding sulfatase-like hydrolase/transferase yields the protein MTQKNILFLFTDQQRHDTIAALGNPMIKTPVLDRLVESGISFTRAYSPCPVCVPARFSLHTGQLPHRTDCVINERMPEGHRSFMELLADQGYQTHGVGKMHFNFRDKPTSTLWGFESRDVSEEGGPRDDFKIFLEENGYEHVHDPQGVRSEYYYIPQPSQLPERLHNTTWVTDRSIDFLKQRDQERPFMLMTSYIKPHPPFETPTPWNKLYRGPEMPLPKRPQESEKLISYWNRFQNRYKGRDQGIDDNLMRVMKAAYYCTISFIDYQIGRLLSYMEENGLLENTLIVFSSDHGEMLGDYNCVGKRNFLDSGARVPLIVVDPNGPRGQRCEKPVSLVDIMPTFLQAAGTKSETPLSGESLLDIANGIVKREWIAAQYHRNDYGMYMAVSDRFKYIYSAPDDKEWLFDLKVDPDETRNRAGNPMYLEQTEQMKKDLITFFKDEGYTAPIDGDDWIRYPKQSIPEDPDEMLLFQDTQSSIPNIPGYERNNPKPTAKMKFKVGF